From Garra rufa chromosome 19, GarRuf1.0, whole genome shotgun sequence, the proteins below share one genomic window:
- the pou4f3 gene encoding POU domain, class 4, transcription factor 3, which yields MSSVPCTSSSSTVPISHPSSNLPSHHHHHHLSHQTLEGDLLDHISSSLSVSGMGAPPDPSVMTTQAHQHHLQMGHLHQAMAMGHPHTLSVHNGMACVNDVESDPRELEAFAERFKQRRIKLGVTQADVGSALANLKIPGVGSLSQSTICRFESLTLSHNNMIALKPVLQAWLEEAEAAYREKNGKPELFNGNERKRKRTSIAAPEKRSLEAYFAIQPRPSSEKIAAIAEKLDLKKNVVRVWFCNQRQKQKRMKYSAVH from the coding sequence ATGAGCAGCGTGCCCTGCACCTCCTCGTCGTCCACAGTGCCCATATCCCACCCTTCATCCAACCTGCCCTcgcaccaccaccaccaccacctcaGCCACCAGACCCTGGAGGGGGATCTGCTCGACCACATTTCCTCGAGTTTATCTGTCAGCGGCATGGGTGCACCGCCGGACCCGTCGGTGATGACCACTCAAGCCCACCAGCACCACCTGCAAATGGGTCACTTGCACCAAGCCATGGCCATGGGCCACCCGCACACCCTGTCGGTCCACAACGGGATGGCGTGCGTCAACGACGTGGAGTCCGATCCTAGAGAGCTGGAAGCGTTCGCGGAGAGGTTCAAGCAGCGGAGGATAAAGCTTGGAGTGACCCAGGCGGATGTGGGCTCTGCCCTGGCCAACCTGAAAATTCCGGGGGTCGGCTCGCTGAGCCAAAGCACCATCTGTAGGTTCGAGTCCCTAACCCTGTCCCACAACAACATGATCGCTCTCAAACCCGTCCTCCAAGCCTGGCTGGAGGAGGCTGAAGCAGCTTACCGGGAGAAAAACGGAAAACCAGAGCTTTTTAACGGGAACGAGAGGAAACGAAAGCGCACGTCCATCGCGGCTCCGGAGAAGCGATCGCTCGAGGCGTATTTCGCCATCCAGCCGCGACCGTCGTCGGAGAAAATCGCGGCTATCGCGGAGAAGTTGGATCTAAAGAAGAACGTAGTTCGGGTTTGGTTCTGTAATCAACGGCAAAAACAGAAAAGGATGAAATATTCAGCAGTGCACTAG